Sequence from the Cellulomonas fimi ATCC 484 genome:
TCGACGCCGTCTCCCAGATGTACCGGGCGGGCGTGACCGAGGGGCAGTTCCGCGAGGAGCTCGCGCCCGAGCAGTTCGCGCACGACCTGTACGGCGTGATGCTCGCCCACTTCCACGCGCACCGGCTGCTCCGCGACCCCGCGGCCGAGCGCCGCACCCGCGACGCGTTCGAGCGGCTGCTCGCGGGCATCCGCGTGCCCGACGCCACGCCGGAGGGCCCGTCGCGGGACGCGGCCGCCGGCCCGGCCCCGTCGGCAGCACCCGGTCGGGCGCCTGCCCCCCTCCGCTGACCGATCCCCTCACCGCCCGGGGTCCCCGGGTCCCGAACCACCGGAGAACTGCCATGACGACTCCCGTAGGCGCCGCGGGTGCCGCGAATAGCACGATCGTTCGTTCGCACGTCCGGCTCCCGTGGCCCGCGCGGGCCGCCATCGCCACGACGGACCGGGTCGCACCGGCGGTCGTCGCGCGGCTCGCGCTCCACCTGTGGTGCCGGCCGGCCGCCCGCCGCGCCGACCACGTGCTCCCCGGCGGCACCCGCTGGACGCTGCCGCTCGGCCGCGGGCACGTCGTCGGCCACACCTGGGGCAGCGGGCCGCGCGTCTACCTCGTGCACGGCTGGGGCGGGCACCACGGGCAGCTCGCCGGGTTCGTCGAGCCGCTCGTCGCGGCCGGCCACCAGGTCGTCACCTACGACGCCCCGAGCCACGGCGACTCCGGCCCGGGCGCCTTCGGACGGCGGCAGAGCACGCTCCCCGAGATGTCCGCGACCCTCGCCGCCGTCGTCGCCGCCCACGGGCACGCCCACGCCGTCGTCGCGCACTCGCTCGGCGCGACGGCGACAGCCCGCGCGGTCCTCGACGGCCTCGCCGCGGACCGCGTGGTCCTCGTCGCCCCCATGGCCGACCCCCTGCCGCACACGCGCGACTTCGCCCACGTCCTCGGTTTCGGCGAGCCGACCCGGCAGCGGCTGCTCGCCCTCATGGAGCAGCGCGCGGGCCGTCCCATGGCCGAGTTCGACGTGGCGGCGGCCGCCGCCCACCACGGCAGCCCGCTGCCGGCCGCGCTCGTCGTGCACGACACGCTCGACAAGGAGACGAACCACGCCGACGGCGAGCGGCTCGCCGCGGCCTGGACCGGCGCGCGGTTCCACTCGACGACCGGGCTCGGGCACCGCCGGATCCTGCGCGACGCCGACGTGGTGGCCGCGGTCGTCGAGCACGTGACGGGCGACGGGCCGGCGGGCGCCGCGGGGCGCGTCGCGGAGGTGTCCGTGCAGGTCTGACCCGGCCGGGCGGACGGCCCCCCTCCCCGGTGCGGCCGTCCGTCCGGCAGGCTGGTCCCCGGCCGCGCCACCCCGCACCGGAGGAGCCCCATGACCGAGCCCCGCAGCACCGCCCGCCGCGTCGCGGACACCCGGCACCGGCTGGAGACCGACGTCGACCTCTGGGTCGCGACCGCCGACCCGGCGACCGGCGAGCCGTTCCTGGTGCCGCTGTCGTTCCTGTGGGACGGCGAGACGCTCCTGCTGTCGACGCCCGCGTCGAGCCGTACCGCGCGCAACCTCCTCGCGACCGGCCGTGCCCGGCTCGGGGTCGGCGCGACGCGGGACGTCGTGCTCGTGGACGCCGACGTGGAGGTCGTCGACGCGCTGCCGACCGACGTCGGCGACGCGTTCGCCACCGCGACGGGCTTCGACCCGCGCACCCTCACGGGCTACGCCTGGTTCCGCGCGCGTCCGCGGACGGTCCAGGCCTGGCGCGAGGCGGACGAGCTGGAGGGGCGCACCGTGCTGCGCGACGGCCGCTGGGTCCTCGAGGCCTGACCCGCCCCCGAGGCCTGACCTGCTCCCGAGGCCTGACCTGCTCCCGAGGCCTCACCGCCCCCGACGCGTGACCTGCCCCCGAGGCCGTCCTGCCCCGAGGCCTGACCCTGCCGCCGAAGGCCCCGACCTGCCCCGCGGGCCGTGCCCGGCGGCACCGTGCGACGGGTGCCTCGCGGCCGTCAGCGGGTGAGAAACGAACCGGCGGGTATCACTCCGGTGCTCGGCCTCTCCTGGTCGGGTGTTGCTGCCCGCACCGGCGGCGCATCGCCACGACGCAGCAGGGGGGTGAATGGAGATGACGATCGAGATCATGGAGGTCGAGGAGATCACCGCGACGCGGATCCACCTCGACCCGGAGGCCGGCGGCGCCTGATCGAGGCCCGCACCGAGGCCGGCCCGGCACACCGCCGGGCCGGCCTCGGCATTCCCACCCCCGTCCCAGGAGGACTCCGTGGTTCCCAGGCTCAAGTCCGTCAACTGCCTCGCCGGCGAGGGCGAGCTCGTCGTCAGCCTCGACCCGAAGGTGCGCGTCCGGCTCGCCGACCCCGACGGTCGCGTCCTCGCGCTGCTGCGCCTGCTGCTCGACGGCTCGCGCGACGAGCCCGCGCTCGCGGCCGCGCTCCGGGACGCCGGGCACGACGTCACGACCGGCGACGTCCGCGAGGTCGTCGCCCAGCTGGACCGCCTCGGCTGGCTGGAGGACGCGGACGCCCCGGCCACGTTCGACGCGCACGACCGCGAGCGCTACGCGAGCAACCTGTTCTGGTTCGACGCGTTCACGACGCTCGCCACCCCGCGCGAGGAGCCGCAGCGCCGGCTCCGGGACGCGCACGTGCTCGTGCTCGGCGCGGGCGGGCTCGGCTCGGCGGTGCTCATGAACCTCGCGGGGCTGGGCGTCGGCTCGCTCACGGTGGTCGACCAGGACCTCGTCGAGCTGCGGAACTTCGCACGGCAGTTCACGTACACGGAGGCGGAGGTCGGTCAGCCGAAGGCGGAGCGCGTCGCGGACTGGCTGCGGGCGTTCGACCCGACGCTGCGGGTGGATGCGGAGCGTCGGCGTGTGGAGTCGACGCAGGACGTCGCGGCCCTGCTGGACAGGGCACGGCCGGACCTGGTGGTGTCCGCGATCGACGAGCCCGACGAGGTCGACCGCTGGGTCAACGCGGCCTGCGTCGCGGCGGGTGTGCCGTTCGTGCGCGGCGGCCTCGCGTACACGCAGGGGCTGTACTGGTCGGTGGACCCGGGCGTCGGGGCCTGCCGCGAGTGCCTGGAGCGACACCGGGAGCGGCTGGCGACGGGCGTGGACCGGCAGGCCGTCGAGTGGCCGCGGGTCCTGCAGCAGGTGCGGGTGAACCGCGCGATCGGGCCGGTCGCGCAGGTGCTCGGCGGGCTCGTCGCGCTCGAGGCGCTGCGTTTCCTCACGCGCGACCTGCCCGGGATGCCCCAGCCGGTCGCGTCCG
This genomic interval carries:
- a CDS encoding alpha/beta hydrolase yields the protein MTTPVGAAGAANSTIVRSHVRLPWPARAAIATTDRVAPAVVARLALHLWCRPAARRADHVLPGGTRWTLPLGRGHVVGHTWGSGPRVYLVHGWGGHHGQLAGFVEPLVAAGHQVVTYDAPSHGDSGPGAFGRRQSTLPEMSATLAAVVAAHGHAHAVVAHSLGATATARAVLDGLAADRVVLVAPMADPLPHTRDFAHVLGFGEPTRQRLLALMEQRAGRPMAEFDVAAAAAHHGSPLPAALVVHDTLDKETNHADGERLAAAWTGARFHSTTGLGHRRILRDADVVAAVVEHVTGDGPAGAAGRVAEVSVQV
- a CDS encoding pyridoxamine 5'-phosphate oxidase family protein; its protein translation is MTEPRSTARRVADTRHRLETDVDLWVATADPATGEPFLVPLSFLWDGETLLLSTPASSRTARNLLATGRARLGVGATRDVVLVDADVEVVDALPTDVGDAFATATGFDPRTLTGYAWFRARPRTVQAWREADELEGRTVLRDGRWVLEA
- a CDS encoding HesA/MoeB/ThiF family protein gives rise to the protein MVPRLKSVNCLAGEGELVVSLDPKVRVRLADPDGRVLALLRLLLDGSRDEPALAAALRDAGHDVTTGDVREVVAQLDRLGWLEDADAPATFDAHDRERYASNLFWFDAFTTLATPREEPQRRLRDAHVLVLGAGGLGSAVLMNLAGLGVGSLTVVDQDLVELRNFARQFTYTEAEVGQPKAERVADWLRAFDPTLRVDAERRRVESTQDVAALLDRARPDLVVSAIDEPDEVDRWVNAACVAAGVPFVRGGLAYTQGLYWSVDPGVGACRECLERHRERLATGVDRQAVEWPRVLQQVRVNRAIGPVAQVLGGLVALEALRFLTRDLPGMPQPVASGRYRLVDLAGDCSTSTDAWPADPGCPVCAAAPARRSAAAA